Below is a genomic region from Helianthus annuus cultivar XRQ/B chromosome 2, HanXRQr2.0-SUNRISE, whole genome shotgun sequence.
CCAAAGAAAATGTCTCTCTCTCATTTCTAagactacatggtatggtgatggaccatccttggaggatgatccgtcacgtaggcgccacgtcacaTTCCTCTCTAAGATggtccatcctccaaaactaTAAGGCATGGTAGGAtgatcctagtcatagtccttcaccactttttatgtttttttttttatttttttagtattttattttttttatcatttgacaaatatactaataaaatattttcattaatattaaacccacattacatagatattaaaaaaaaacataaacataaaaaaaaagacttaataaaaataaacataaagttaaataatttgatgctttttcatgatgtcgtgttgtagttttttcaacatcgaacgtttcgGCTCGGGTTCGTCCTCGACATTCATCGTCATTATTTCTCATTCCTTAAGCCGAATTTTTTCATCGGAGATTCGGATTTTCTCATTCGACAATCGGACTTTCTCTTTTAACTTTTCGTCCGATGCACGACTTTTTTCTTCGACGGCCCGCTCCTTCGCCTTCGTCTTTTGGGCCGAGATGTCGTTGTACACTTTTAGGTGTTCCATAAACTCAACCATGTTCGGGTCCACCGTTTCCTTTCCTTTTCCCTTGGCCCGCTCCTTTTTTGTTTTGTCTCGGCCCGGTGGACGCTCGGGCTCACGTACGTTATACTCGTCTTCGTCATAGTCGGCGTCATCATTTAAGTtaatgtgacacctcgcgtcCGATCCACCGGCGCTTAAACTACCCGTTTCCGAAGTTTTTTGGCGTTTCGCCATCGCCACCTCGTTAGGAATGGGCGCCCATTTTGGGTCGTTTTTTAGAACCATCCACGCGCGAACGTGAGGAAAGTTGGAACCATGATTATTTTGCTTATACTTTTCCAATGCCATTTT
It encodes:
- the LOC110890280 gene encoding uncharacterized protein LOC110890280 encodes the protein MGNNQPGDGFWSKVLTKFLAMMDQGPYRDIDSVSSKWRKLNSSVNRFCEEYNKLYTSDRRSGWNDEDVFKMALEKYKQNNHGSNFPHVRAWMVLKNDPKWAPIPNEVAMAKRQKTSETGSLSAGGSDARCHINLNDDADYDEDEYNVREPERPPGRDKTKKERAKGKGKETVDPNMVEFMEHLKVYNDISAQKTKAKERAVEEKSRASDEKLKEKVRLSNEKIRISDEKIRLKE